One Neomonachus schauinslandi chromosome 9, ASM220157v2, whole genome shotgun sequence DNA segment encodes these proteins:
- the ITPKA gene encoding inositol-trisphosphate 3-kinase A: MTLPGGPTSMARPGGARPCSPGLERAPRRSVGELRLLFEARCAAVAAAAAAGEPRARGAKRRGGQVPNGLPRAPPAPVIPQLTVTAEEPDVPPASPGPPEPEGGWLPAVGSSHLQQPRRLSTSSLSSTGSSSLPEDSEDDLLSDSESRSRGNVQLEASEDVGQKSHWQKIRTMVNLPVMSPFKKRYAWVQLAGHTGSFKAAGTSGLILKRSSEPERYCLARLMADALRGCVPAFHGVVERDGESYLQLQDLLDGFDGPCVLDCKMGVRTYLEEELTKARERPKLRKDMYKKMLAVDPAAPTEEEHAQRAVTKPRYMQWREGISSSTTLGFRIEGIKKADGSCSTDFKTTRSREQVIRVFEEFVQGDAEVLRRYLNRLQQIRDTLEVSEFFRRHEVIGSSLLFVHDHCHRAGVWLIDFGKTTPLPDGQTLDHRRPWEEGNREDGYLLGLDNLISILASLAER, from the exons ATGACCCTGCCCGGGGGCCCGACGAGCATGGCGCGGCCGGGAGGCGCGCGGCCCTGCAGCCCGGGGCTGGAGCGGGCCCCGCGCCGGAGTGTCGGGGAGCTGCGCCTGCTCTTCGAGGCGCGCTGCGCGGcggtcgccgccgccgccgccgcagggGAGCCCCGGGCCCGCGGGGCCAAGAGGCGTGGGGGACAGGTCCCCAACGGGCTTCCGCGGGCTCCCCCTGCCCCGGTGATCCCGCAGCTGACTGTGACAGCCGAGGAGCCGGACGTACCCCCGGCCAGCCCGGGGCCGCCGGAGCCGGAGGGTGGCTGGCTCCCGGCCGTGGGCTCCTCACACCTGCAGCAGCCGCGCCGCCTCTCCACCTCGTCGCTCTCCTCCACTGGCTCCTCGTCGCTGCCCGAGGACTCGGAGGACGATCTGCTGAGCGACAGCGAGAGCCGGAGCCGCGGCAACGTGCAGCTGGAAGCCAGCGAGGACGTGGGTCAG AAAAGCCACTGGCAGAAGATCCGGACCATGGTGAATCTGCCCGTCATGAGCCCTTTCAAGAAGCGCTACGCCTGGGTGCAGTTGGCTGGGCACACGG GGAGTTTCAAGGCGGCTGGCACCAGCGGGCTGATCCTGAAGCGCAGCTCGGAGCCGGAGCGCTACTGCCTGGCGCGGCTCATGGCGGACGCGCTGCGCGGCTGCGTGCCCGCCTTCCACGGCGTGGTGGAGCGCGATGGCGAGAGCTACTTGCAGTTGCAGGACCTGCTCGACGGCTTCGATGGGCCCTGCGTCCTTGACTGCAAGATGGGCGTCAG GACTTACCTGGAGGAGGAGCTGACCAAAGCCCGCGAGCGGCCCAAGCTGCGGAAGGACATGTACAAGAAGATGCTGGCGGTAGACCCTGCGGCGCCTACCGAGGAGGAGCACGCGCAGCGCGCCGTCACCAAGCCGCGCTACATGCAGTGGCGAGAAGGCATCAGCTCCAGCACCACGCTCGGCTTCCGCATCGAAGGCATCAAG AAAGCTGACGGCTCCTGCAGCACCGACTTTAAGACCACGCGAAGCCGGGAGCAGGTGATTCGCGTCTTCGAGGAGTTTGTGCAAGGGGATGCGGAAGTGCTG AGGAGGTATCTGAACCGCCTGCAGCAGATCCGGGACACGCTGGAGGTCTCTGAGTTCTTTAGGAGGCACGAG GTGATTGGCAGCTCGCTACTCTTCGTGCACGATCACTGCCATCGCGCGGGTGTGTGGCTCATCGACTTCGGCAAGACCACGCCCCTCCCCGACGGCCAGACCCTGGACCACCGGCGGCCCTGGGAGGAGGGCAACCGCGAGGACGGCTATTTGCTGGGGCTGGACAATCTCATTAGCATCCTGGCCAGCCTGGCAGAGAGATGA